From Bradyrhizobium sp. NDS-1, the proteins below share one genomic window:
- a CDS encoding SDR family oxidoreductase, which produces MQKRNATVAVIGAGDYIGGEIAKKFASEGFTVFAGRRNGAKLEPLVKEIEAAGGEIHARSLDARKEEEIISFLGDADKHAPLEVCIFNIGANVNFPILDTTERVFRKVWEMACYSGFLAGREAARLMLPRGKGNIFFTGATASLRGGSGYAAFASAKFGLRAVAQATARELGPKNIHVAHLIIDSGVDTEWVRQRRIEALGPNALDDPNLLMPPSSVAESYWLLYQQPRSAWTFELEIRPFGEKW; this is translated from the coding sequence TTGCAAAAGAGAAACGCAACCGTGGCCGTGATCGGCGCCGGAGACTATATCGGCGGCGAGATCGCCAAGAAGTTCGCTTCAGAGGGCTTCACCGTGTTCGCCGGGCGCCGCAATGGCGCCAAGCTCGAGCCCCTGGTCAAGGAGATCGAGGCGGCAGGCGGCGAAATCCACGCGCGCTCTCTCGATGCGCGCAAGGAAGAGGAGATCATCTCCTTTCTCGGCGACGCGGACAAGCACGCGCCGCTCGAGGTTTGTATCTTCAACATCGGCGCCAACGTCAATTTTCCGATCCTGGATACGACCGAACGCGTGTTCCGCAAGGTCTGGGAGATGGCCTGCTATTCCGGCTTTCTCGCCGGCCGTGAGGCCGCCCGCCTGATGCTGCCCCGCGGCAAGGGCAATATCTTCTTCACCGGTGCGACCGCGAGCCTTCGCGGCGGAAGCGGCTACGCAGCCTTCGCCAGCGCGAAGTTCGGCCTGCGGGCCGTGGCGCAGGCGACCGCGCGCGAACTGGGTCCTAAGAACATCCACGTGGCCCATCTCATCATCGATTCCGGAGTTGATACCGAATGGGTCCGCCAGCGGCGGATCGAGGCGCTCGGTCCCAACGCGCTGGATGACCCCAATCTCTTGATGCCGCCCTCGTCGGTCGCTGAGTCCTATTGGCTGCTCTATCAGCAGCCCAGAAGCGCCTGGACTTTCGAGCTCGAGATTCGCCCCTTCGGCGAGAAGTGGTAG
- a CDS encoding flavin reductase family protein, whose translation MDPSDFHYYEPSKGHGLRHNPFNAIVAPRPIGWISSRNAAGQLNLAPYSFFNAFLYDPPIIGFSSISWKDTVKNVSETREFVWNLVTMDLGERMNVTAAPLDHGVSEFEAAGLTPIPGRHVDVPRVGESRAAMECKVVEVSQLANARGEKVEGWFVLGEVVAVYIDKSLIEDGVYNTALARPILRAGRGGDYLEVRTENMFEMKRPPGSSKPEFHGT comes from the coding sequence ATGGATCCGTCAGACTTCCACTATTACGAGCCATCGAAGGGCCACGGGCTCCGGCATAATCCGTTCAACGCGATTGTCGCGCCGCGTCCGATCGGCTGGATCTCGTCGCGTAATGCGGCTGGTCAACTCAACCTCGCGCCGTACAGCTTCTTCAACGCGTTCCTCTACGATCCTCCGATCATCGGATTCTCCTCGATTTCGTGGAAGGACACCGTCAAGAACGTCAGCGAGACCCGCGAGTTCGTCTGGAATCTGGTCACCATGGATCTCGGCGAACGCATGAACGTGACAGCGGCACCGCTCGATCACGGCGTGAGCGAGTTCGAAGCAGCCGGACTGACGCCGATACCCGGGCGCCATGTTGACGTGCCGCGAGTCGGCGAGAGCAGGGCCGCCATGGAATGTAAGGTCGTCGAGGTCTCCCAACTGGCCAACGCACGCGGTGAAAAGGTCGAAGGTTGGTTCGTGCTTGGCGAGGTTGTCGCGGTCTACATCGACAAATCCTTGATCGAGGACGGCGTCTACAACACGGCACTTGCGCGTCCGATATTGCGTGCCGGCCGGGGTGGAGATTACCTCGAGGTCAGGACCGAAAACATGTTCGAGATGAAGCGCCCGCCGGGTAGCAGCAAGCCTGAATTCCACGGTACATGA